A single Lysinibacter sp. HNR DNA region contains:
- a CDS encoding bifunctional proline dehydrogenase/L-glutamate gamma-semialdehyde dehydrogenase — translation MADSADLIHPRNLADDAILLVRQWLTDSESADTGATGESRLLFELLRDDDGLTFIKDFIDGVIQPEDAFVAAMNLKRVAARAPESLSPALRLAVQAGGVASLALPWAVIPLAKGALRRTVSHLIIDAPPEGNSPGKKPDVLGKALARIRAAGHDPSVSVLGETVLGEKEARRRAGIIREVIKRDDVERISLRLSSIASNITLWGFEETVSKISARLLVLYELAAQTGTFITLDAEEFGHFDLTNAIFRDILNRPQLRSMSAGITLQAYLPDSYKALKQLTRWAMKRVENGGAPLYVRLVKGESLSAEGVNSTLNGWPRPTFSSKRETDTNYKRLLDYALRPEHVRALKVGVATHNLFDVALAHKLAERRGVSDSVQYEMLLGMEPAHIDAVSRTVGSVQLYTPVVGPGEFDAAVSALARRLEEGFSADSFLSAFLFSDDKEEVFTRESERFVSSLARLGVDVAPTSRRTQDRSTEHQVESEDSALFHRRAEEPGPDTLDEGMTQAVMRLSDMEEASHPILEPAALPDDIPVVSLTGFVNEPNTDPSRAANRAWAEGLLARAADTVLPEEALAAAAVRSPAEINSLIVSVRERAVSWGAMSGADRGAILRRVAFGLVANRDRFIECLVTEVGKPLTEADLEVSRAIDYTRYYAARAADLDTVVGARFVPSRLTVVTPPWNRPVCTTIGSTLAALAAGSGVILKPAPQARHCGALVAEVLWEAGVPRDLLALVDILDAGITADEDTVQADTGVLLFTETSDLSRAIGIPETQPSEGGLGRYLVSHPGVDRIVLTGSWETAQLFQRQRPELQLVAETSGKNAIVVTPSADVDAAVAAIVSSAFGYSGQDCSSASLVILVGSVARSKRFMRQLEDAVRSLAVGSVFDSATQVGALVEAPSNDLWGVLTSLEPGESWLVEPKPVDAAGRLWSPGVKLGVKRGSPMHRMETPGPVLGVMTALSLTEAIDIQNSTGYGLTAGLHSLDAEEVGIWVDNVQAGNLCVNREITGLMVERQPFGGWKKSSAGVGFKAGGPNYLLALGDWVADEGDQSSTLHLRGLDDRVAALIEASQELLSYEEFDVLRRAALSDAYVWGTEFSQVHDVSQLGIERNLLRYWPADSMIRKSEDADLPQLLRVLVAGALTRAQLSLSVSVPLPRAVREVLENLEIDISIESDAEWYERLAIGVPGLDRVRLVGGRREEAARSLAQQPGVRLSAQPVTNSGRLEMLPFLREQSISITAHRFGIPSSLTDTLF, via the coding sequence ATGGCCGACTCAGCAGATCTGATACATCCGCGCAATCTTGCCGACGACGCAATTCTTCTGGTGAGGCAGTGGCTGACGGACAGCGAGTCCGCGGACACAGGGGCAACGGGGGAATCACGCTTGCTTTTTGAGCTGCTCCGTGACGATGATGGGCTCACTTTCATCAAAGATTTTATCGACGGTGTTATTCAGCCCGAAGATGCATTTGTGGCTGCGATGAACCTCAAAAGAGTAGCGGCACGGGCCCCGGAGTCGCTTTCTCCCGCGTTGCGGCTGGCGGTTCAGGCCGGCGGCGTGGCCTCCCTGGCGCTCCCCTGGGCCGTTATTCCCTTGGCTAAGGGTGCCCTGCGACGCACCGTGAGTCATCTGATTATTGATGCCCCGCCGGAGGGGAACAGCCCGGGGAAGAAACCCGATGTGCTGGGTAAGGCTCTGGCAAGGATACGGGCCGCCGGGCACGACCCCAGCGTGAGCGTGCTCGGAGAGACCGTGCTCGGGGAGAAGGAGGCGCGGCGCCGGGCGGGAATTATTCGCGAGGTGATCAAGCGTGACGATGTGGAGCGGATCTCGCTCAGACTTTCCTCAATCGCCAGCAATATTACGCTGTGGGGTTTTGAGGAGACGGTGAGCAAAATTAGCGCGCGGCTCCTTGTGCTGTACGAATTGGCGGCGCAGACCGGAACCTTTATCACCCTGGATGCGGAAGAGTTCGGTCACTTTGATCTGACAAATGCTATTTTTCGAGACATTCTCAACCGGCCGCAGTTACGTTCGATGAGTGCGGGCATCACACTACAGGCCTATCTTCCCGATTCGTACAAGGCTCTCAAGCAACTCACCCGGTGGGCAATGAAACGTGTAGAGAACGGGGGCGCTCCTCTCTATGTGCGATTGGTAAAGGGTGAAAGCCTGTCGGCGGAGGGCGTGAACTCCACTCTGAACGGTTGGCCACGGCCCACCTTCTCTTCGAAGCGTGAGACGGACACAAACTATAAACGACTGCTGGACTATGCCCTGCGCCCCGAGCATGTCCGTGCCCTGAAGGTGGGTGTGGCAACCCACAACCTCTTTGATGTTGCCCTGGCTCACAAGTTGGCCGAGCGTCGCGGGGTTTCTGATTCGGTGCAGTACGAGATGCTTTTGGGTATGGAGCCCGCCCACATTGACGCGGTGTCCCGCACCGTGGGGAGTGTTCAGCTGTACACTCCGGTGGTGGGCCCCGGAGAGTTTGATGCCGCCGTCTCCGCCCTGGCTCGCAGGCTGGAAGAGGGTTTTTCTGCCGACAGCTTTTTATCGGCGTTCCTTTTCTCTGATGACAAGGAGGAGGTCTTTACCCGAGAGAGTGAACGCTTTGTCTCGTCGCTTGCGCGCCTCGGTGTAGATGTTGCGCCGACAAGTAGAAGAACGCAGGATCGCAGTACGGAGCATCAGGTAGAGAGCGAGGACAGCGCACTCTTCCACCGCAGGGCCGAGGAACCGGGTCCGGACACCCTCGACGAGGGCATGACTCAGGCCGTGATGCGGCTCAGCGATATGGAGGAGGCTTCCCACCCGATCCTTGAACCGGCGGCGCTTCCAGATGATATTCCCGTGGTCTCGCTCACCGGCTTTGTGAACGAGCCCAACACCGATCCCTCTCGAGCGGCCAACAGGGCCTGGGCCGAGGGATTGCTTGCCCGTGCCGCGGATACTGTTCTTCCCGAAGAGGCCCTTGCCGCGGCGGCGGTGAGAAGTCCCGCGGAAATCAACTCGCTGATCGTCTCTGTGAGGGAACGTGCCGTTTCGTGGGGAGCCATGTCGGGTGCGGATCGCGGGGCCATTCTTCGCCGCGTAGCGTTTGGCCTGGTGGCAAATCGTGATCGATTTATTGAGTGTCTTGTGACAGAGGTGGGTAAGCCCCTCACGGAGGCCGACCTGGAGGTGAGCCGGGCGATCGATTATACGCGCTACTACGCGGCTCGGGCGGCGGACCTTGACACGGTTGTGGGTGCTCGCTTTGTACCCTCTCGTCTCACTGTTGTTACCCCTCCCTGGAACCGTCCCGTATGCACCACAATTGGGTCTACCCTGGCGGCGCTTGCAGCGGGGAGCGGTGTTATTCTCAAACCGGCACCGCAGGCGCGACACTGTGGTGCGCTTGTTGCTGAGGTGCTGTGGGAGGCCGGAGTTCCGCGTGACCTTCTGGCGCTGGTGGACATTCTTGACGCCGGCATCACCGCTGACGAAGACACTGTGCAGGCCGACACCGGTGTGCTTCTTTTTACCGAGACGAGTGACCTGAGTCGGGCCATCGGAATTCCGGAAACACAGCCGAGCGAGGGTGGATTGGGACGCTACCTGGTTTCTCACCCGGGAGTTGACAGGATTGTGCTCACCGGTTCCTGGGAAACGGCGCAGCTTTTTCAGCGGCAGCGCCCCGAGCTGCAGCTCGTTGCTGAAACCAGTGGCAAGAACGCGATTGTGGTAACCCCGAGCGCTGATGTTGACGCGGCCGTAGCAGCTATTGTATCGAGCGCCTTTGGATATTCGGGGCAAGATTGTTCTTCGGCAAGCCTGGTAATCTTGGTGGGGAGTGTGGCTCGTTCCAAACGCTTTATGCGCCAGCTCGAGGATGCCGTGCGCTCGCTCGCGGTGGGCAGCGTTTTTGACTCCGCAACACAGGTGGGGGCCCTCGTCGAGGCGCCGTCGAATGATCTCTGGGGGGTGCTCACCTCTCTTGAGCCCGGTGAATCGTGGTTGGTGGAACCGAAGCCCGTTGATGCGGCGGGGCGCCTCTGGTCTCCCGGGGTTAAGCTCGGGGTTAAGAGGGGTTCGCCAATGCATCGCATGGAGACTCCCGGACCCGTTCTTGGTGTAATGACAGCCCTCTCACTCACGGAGGCCATCGATATTCAAAACTCCACAGGGTACGGACTCACCGCGGGGCTTCACTCCCTGGATGCCGAGGAGGTGGGTATCTGGGTGGACAATGTTCAGGCCGGAAATCTGTGTGTGAACAGGGAAATCACAGGTCTAATGGTTGAGCGTCAGCCGTTTGGCGGGTGGAAAAAGTCGAGTGCCGGTGTGGGCTTCAAAGCGGGTGGACCGAACTATCTGCTCGCTCTGGGTGATTGGGTGGCCGATGAGGGTGATCAGAGTTCAACACTGCATCTGCGCGGCTTGGACGATCGGGTAGCGGCGCTGATTGAGGCCTCTCAAGAGCTGCTTTCCTACGAGGAGTTCGATGTGCTGCGCCGCGCCGCGCTGAGTGATGCCTACGTGTGGGGAACCGAGTTTTCTCAGGTGCATGATGTCTCACAGCTGGGTATCGAACGTAACCTGCTGCGCTACTGGCCCGCTGACAGCATGATACGGAAGTCAGAAGATGCTGATCTTCCCCAATTGCTTCGTGTGCTTGTGGCAGGTGCTCTTACGAGGGCGCAATTAAGTCTTAGCGTTTCTGTGCCCCTGCCTAGGGCAGTTCGTGAGGTGCTAGAGAACTTGGAGATTGATATCAGCATCGAAAGTGATGCCGAATGGTATGAGCGTTTGGCTATTGGTGTTCCCGGTTTGGACCGGGTGCGGCTTGTGGGGGGGCGTAGGGAGGAGGCGGCGCGGAGCCTGGCGCAGCAGCCGGGGGTCCGCCTCTCCGCACAGCCGGTGACAAACTCGGGTCGTCTTGAGATGCTGCCGTTTCTTCGGGAGCAGTCGATCAGTATTACGGCCCATCGTTTTGGGATACCCTCTTCTCTCACGGACACGCTCTTTTAG
- a CDS encoding helix-turn-helix domain-containing protein codes for MRSIHPSPSSTPLLIGAKLRSTRQAQGLTIEQIADSTGLTKGFISRVERDETSPSVATLITICQVLSLPVGSLFEPPTHEVIPLADAPTINMGGTGASERLITPRGESHVQVLRSTLQPGASGGSDLYTINGETEVLHVLTGQILLHFRHGNVSLRAGDTITFSGKEPHSWSNLNDTVAEVIWTIAPAAWSGSA; via the coding sequence GTGAGATCGATACACCCCTCACCGTCAAGCACCCCACTGCTCATCGGGGCCAAGCTCCGCTCTACTAGGCAGGCCCAGGGCCTCACCATTGAACAGATTGCCGACTCCACCGGACTCACCAAAGGTTTTATCAGCAGGGTCGAGCGCGACGAAACCTCCCCCAGCGTGGCAACCCTCATCACCATCTGTCAGGTACTCTCCCTTCCCGTAGGCTCGCTTTTTGAACCGCCAACACACGAGGTCATCCCCCTCGCAGACGCCCCCACCATCAACATGGGAGGAACGGGGGCCTCAGAACGCCTCATCACCCCACGCGGTGAATCACACGTTCAGGTGCTGCGCTCAACGCTCCAACCGGGGGCCAGCGGGGGCAGCGATCTCTACACAATCAACGGCGAAACCGAGGTGCTGCACGTTCTCACCGGCCAGATCCTACTTCATTTCCGACACGGCAACGTTTCGCTTCGAGCCGGAGACACCATCACGTTCAGCGGCAAAGAGCCACACAGCTGGTCAAACCTGAACGACACGGTAGCGGAGGTCATCTGGACAATCGCTCCCGCAGCCTGGAGCGGTTCGGCCTAG
- the speB gene encoding agmatinase — translation MAESLNYPNLPSALSANAPRVVAGGYTGPVNTSVVPRFSGPSTFALLPTFQEVPRADIAVIGVPWDTGVSYRPGARFGPQHIRQSSRLLRPYNPALEVSPFGVQQVVDGGDIAINPFNIGEAIESLQENAHQLVSSGTRLVTLGGDHTIALPLLRSVSAIHGPVALLHFDAHLDTWDTYFGAEYTHGTPFRRAVEEGLLDTEAICHVGTRGPLYGHRDLEDDRRFGFGIVTSADVFRKGVDEIAASLRDRVGNRPLYISIDIDVLDPAHAPGTGTPEAGGLTSRELLEILRGLAGMNVVGADVVEVAPAYDHAELTGVAASHVAYDLLSLIALRKG, via the coding sequence ATGGCAGAGTCGCTGAACTATCCGAACCTTCCCAGTGCACTAAGCGCAAACGCTCCACGCGTTGTGGCCGGTGGCTACACTGGACCGGTAAACACCTCGGTGGTGCCCCGGTTTAGCGGGCCGTCAACGTTTGCGCTACTCCCGACATTTCAGGAGGTGCCGCGCGCCGATATCGCGGTTATCGGTGTGCCCTGGGACACCGGTGTCTCCTACCGCCCGGGTGCTCGATTTGGACCCCAGCATATCCGGCAGTCCAGTCGCCTCTTGCGACCCTATAACCCCGCCCTCGAGGTGTCCCCCTTTGGGGTTCAACAGGTGGTAGACGGGGGAGACATTGCCATTAATCCGTTTAATATTGGGGAGGCCATTGAATCGCTCCAGGAAAACGCACACCAGCTGGTGAGCTCGGGTACCCGATTGGTGACTCTCGGCGGAGACCACACCATTGCGCTACCTCTGCTCCGCTCCGTTTCCGCGATTCACGGCCCGGTTGCGCTGCTGCACTTTGACGCGCACCTGGACACCTGGGACACCTACTTTGGTGCGGAGTACACTCATGGAACCCCTTTTCGTCGTGCCGTAGAGGAAGGGCTGCTTGATACCGAGGCTATCTGTCACGTGGGAACCCGCGGCCCGCTCTACGGGCACCGCGACCTTGAGGATGATCGCCGCTTTGGGTTCGGCATCGTGACCTCCGCCGATGTTTTCCGCAAGGGTGTTGACGAGATTGCAGCCTCGCTGCGTGATCGTGTGGGTAATCGCCCGCTCTATATTTCAATCGACATCGATGTCCTCGACCCCGCCCACGCCCCCGGCACGGGAACCCCCGAGGCGGGAGGGCTCACCTCGCGCGAGCTGCTCGAGATACTTCGTGGCCTGGCGGGGATGAATGTGGTTGGTGCTGACGTGGTCGAGGTTGCCCCCGCCTACGATCATGCCGAGCTCACGGGTGTCGCCGCGTCACACGTTGCGTATGACCTGCTCTCCCTGATCGCCCTGCGCAAGGGATAG